A DNA window from Mycobacterium sp. IDR2000157661 contains the following coding sequences:
- a CDS encoding pentapeptide repeat-containing protein — translation MSKHSAPGFGSRVSVRAYLMAGISVVGAGVLAASPTSVPSPVDDAPPTTLAASTAGTRPAAAVTVTPAPVPSGDVDADAPEAAARALQPAAAPSAAALAGSGLQLSLLTGTPNLGFNNEGAFNTGINNSGVANTGVDNKGDYNIGADNVGDFNIGVGNTGNFNVGFDNDGEFNVGGNNTGIRNFGFNNNGNLNFGVGNTGQLNFGIGNTGTGNVGFFNTTDYTVGAFNIGFQYASPSTATVAPTRTAAKAEPTVTSTNRISTEDGNKVEPGGVTGGTGGTSGFDDDDAAVTAVTTADDVDASGSTAGSGGTGNGADGDAGSDNDGGDE, via the coding sequence ATGTCCAAGCACAGCGCGCCGGGGTTCGGGTCTCGGGTCAGTGTCCGCGCATATCTGATGGCCGGAATCTCGGTGGTCGGAGCGGGTGTGCTCGCCGCCAGTCCCACCAGCGTCCCATCTCCCGTTGACGATGCGCCGCCGACGACACTCGCTGCCAGCACCGCCGGCACCCGGCCCGCAGCCGCAGTCACCGTGACCCCGGCCCCCGTCCCGTCGGGGGACGTGGATGCCGACGCGCCTGAGGCCGCCGCACGTGCCCTTCAGCCCGCCGCCGCCCCGTCGGCTGCAGCATTGGCCGGTTCAGGGCTTCAGCTCAGCCTGCTGACCGGGACGCCCAACCTCGGTTTCAACAACGAGGGCGCCTTCAACACCGGAATCAACAACAGCGGGGTGGCCAACACAGGTGTCGACAACAAGGGCGACTACAACATCGGCGCCGACAACGTCGGCGACTTCAACATCGGCGTCGGCAACACCGGCAACTTCAACGTGGGCTTCGACAATGACGGCGAGTTCAACGTCGGCGGCAACAACACGGGCATCCGCAACTTCGGGTTCAACAACAACGGCAACCTGAACTTCGGGGTCGGCAACACCGGTCAGCTGAACTTCGGCATCGGCAACACCGGCACCGGAAACGTCGGGTTCTTCAACACCACCGACTACACGGTCGGCGCATTCAACATCGGATTCCAGTACGCGTCGCCCAGCACCGCCACTGTCGCGCCGACGCGAACCGCCGCCAAGGCCGAGCCGACCGTGACATCGACGAACCGCATCAGCACTGAGGACGGCAACAAGGTCGAACCCGGAGGTGTCACCGGCGGCACCGGGGGCACGAGCGGCTTCGACGACGACGATGCGGCCGTCACCGCCGTGACGACGGCCGATGACGTCGACGCTTCCGGCTCCACCGCAGGCAGCGGCGGCACCGGCAACGGGGCCGACGGCGACGCCGGTTCGGACAACGACGGCGGCGACGAGTAA
- a CDS encoding MFS transporter, translating to MFNVESPRSPVTLTGERRPLWTLVVGCLGVALVVGSMVAFNTALGDIAVATSATQTQLNWIVDGYTVVLACLLLPAGAIGDRHGRRVTMLAGLAVFSVASAVPAFIDSPSALIASRMVAGAGAAFVMPATLAVLSQAYPAERRSRAIAIWASVAGCAGVVGLVGSGILLSFWEWQAICWALAIAGVLVFLAAWTISPAPAADRRAVDWIGASLVAAAVAMVVVGLLEAPSRGWTHPATLAFLAGGLVSGVAFVMVESRRRQPLLDPRLFRDAPMAASAVTITAIFAATFGFFYLGMQYAQLIMGFSALGAGLAFAPFMIPLVGLSLLSFRYTPRWGLKRVLISGLVVLSAGFLCLLMLETDSSYLQLAVPTVVIGAGIGLCTAPATSTIMSSLRDERQGVASAINDTTRELGAAVGIAIAGSVLAERYTAEVTPQLSALPEPLREQVADGFGKAVHVLDSIGPQAAPILAASEQAFVSAMHTSALVVSGVAAAAALAIAMIIPAGSRTERGPIR from the coding sequence GTGTTCAACGTCGAATCCCCGCGCTCGCCGGTGACTCTCACCGGCGAGCGCCGTCCGCTGTGGACGTTGGTGGTGGGCTGTCTCGGCGTCGCTCTCGTCGTCGGATCGATGGTGGCATTCAACACCGCCCTTGGCGACATCGCGGTAGCCACCTCGGCCACCCAGACACAACTGAACTGGATCGTCGACGGCTACACCGTCGTGCTCGCGTGCCTGCTGCTACCGGCGGGAGCAATCGGTGACCGGCACGGCCGCCGGGTGACGATGTTGGCCGGGCTGGCGGTCTTCTCCGTCGCATCGGCGGTACCGGCGTTCATCGACTCACCGTCGGCGCTCATCGCCTCTCGCATGGTGGCCGGCGCGGGCGCGGCATTCGTCATGCCCGCGACGCTGGCCGTGCTGTCGCAGGCCTATCCCGCCGAGCGGCGTTCCAGGGCGATCGCGATCTGGGCGAGTGTGGCGGGTTGCGCCGGTGTGGTGGGCCTCGTCGGGTCGGGCATCCTGCTGTCCTTCTGGGAATGGCAGGCGATCTGCTGGGCTCTGGCCATCGCCGGTGTCCTCGTTTTCCTTGCAGCATGGACCATTTCGCCGGCACCCGCGGCGGATCGGCGGGCCGTCGACTGGATCGGCGCTTCGCTCGTCGCGGCCGCGGTGGCCATGGTGGTGGTCGGCCTCCTCGAAGCGCCGAGCCGGGGCTGGACGCACCCCGCGACCTTGGCGTTCCTGGCCGGCGGCCTGGTGTCGGGGGTGGCGTTCGTCATGGTCGAATCCCGCCGGCGGCAACCACTTCTCGATCCGAGATTGTTCCGTGACGCCCCGATGGCCGCGAGCGCGGTGACGATCACGGCGATCTTCGCCGCGACCTTCGGGTTCTTCTACCTCGGCATGCAGTACGCGCAACTGATCATGGGTTTCTCGGCGCTGGGGGCCGGACTCGCCTTCGCCCCGTTCATGATTCCGCTGGTCGGCTTGTCGCTGCTGTCCTTCCGCTACACCCCGCGGTGGGGTCTCAAGCGGGTGCTCATCTCCGGGCTGGTCGTGCTCTCGGCGGGCTTCTTGTGCCTGTTGATGCTCGAGACGGATTCGTCGTATCTGCAGTTGGCGGTGCCCACCGTCGTCATCGGTGCGGGGATCGGGCTGTGCACGGCGCCCGCCACGTCGACGATCATGTCGTCGCTGCGTGATGAACGCCAGGGCGTCGCGTCGGCCATCAACGACACCACGCGCGAGTTGGGTGCGGCGGTGGGCATCGCCATCGCGGGTTCGGTGCTGGCTGAGCGCTACACCGCGGAGGTCACACCGCAGCTGTCGGCACTGCCCGAACCGCTGCGCGAGCAGGTCGCCGACGGGTTCGGCAAGGCGGTGCACGTGCTGGACTCGATCGGACCGCAGGCGGCGCCGATCTTGGCCGCATCCGAGCAGGCGTTCGTGTCGGCGATGCACACCTCAGCCCTCGTGGTGTCGGGTGTCGCCGCGGCGGCGGCGCTGGCCATCGCGATGATCATCCCGGCCGGTAGCCGAACCGAACGCGGGCCGATCCGGTAG
- a CDS encoding ArsI/CadI family heavy metal resistance metalloenzyme codes for MSRIQLALNVDDLDEAISFYSKLFNSAPAKVKEGYANFAVADPPVKLVLLQNPGKGGTINHLGVEVESSATVHAEIARLAGEGLFTDEEIGTTCCFAKQDKVWVTGPAGEKWEVYTVLEDSETFGNSPQHAAETDGDVCCGATAADDATAACC; via the coding sequence ATGTCCCGCATCCAACTCGCCCTCAACGTCGACGACCTCGACGAGGCCATCAGCTTCTACTCCAAGCTGTTCAACAGCGCACCCGCGAAGGTGAAGGAGGGTTATGCCAATTTCGCCGTCGCCGACCCGCCGGTGAAGCTGGTGCTGCTGCAGAACCCCGGCAAGGGCGGCACCATCAACCACCTCGGCGTCGAGGTCGAGTCCAGCGCAACCGTGCACGCCGAGATCGCCCGGCTCGCCGGCGAGGGCCTGTTCACCGACGAGGAGATCGGCACCACCTGCTGCTTCGCCAAACAGGACAAGGTCTGGGTGACCGGCCCGGCCGGCGAGAAGTGGGAGGTCTACACCGTCCTCGAGGATTCCGAGACCTTCGGCAACAGCCCACAACACGCCGCCGAGACCGACGGCGACGTCTGCTGCGGAGCCACCGCAGCCGACGACGCCACGGCCGCGTGCTGCTGA
- the qcrB gene encoding cytochrome bc1 complex cytochrome b subunit, with translation MNFTLSEVAARQGDAIDSRYHPSAAVRRQLNKVFPTHWSFLLGEIALYSFIVLLITGVYLTLFFDPSMAEVTYEGVYQPLRGVTMSKAYESTLDITFEVRGGLFVRQVHHWAALLFAAAIMVHLARIFFTGAFRRPREANWVIGSLLLILAMFEGFFGYSLPDDLLSGTGIRAALSSITLGMPVIGTWLHWALFGGDFPGDILIPRLYAIHILIFPGIMLALIGIHLALVWFQKHTQFPGPGRTEQNVVGVRVMPVFAVKSGAFFAMTVGVLGLMGGLLQINPVWNLGPYKPYQVSAGSQPDFYMMWTDGLIRLWPAWELYIGNYTVPSAVAVAVIMGLVFILLTVYPFIEQRLTGDRAHHNLLQRPRDVPVRTGVGAMAIAFYIVLTFSAMNDIIAYKFNVSLNATTWIGRIGMVVLPAIVYFVTYRWCVALQRSDRAVLEHGVETGIIKRLPTGAYIELHQPLGPVDAHGHPIPLEYQGAPVPKRMNKLGSAGAPGSGGFLAADSAHEHEALAQAQHAGERKALTALAEQQSHNGSTNGDRYGSS, from the coding sequence ATGAATTTCACACTGTCCGAGGTCGCCGCCCGGCAGGGCGATGCGATCGACTCGCGCTACCACCCGTCGGCGGCGGTGCGTCGACAACTCAACAAGGTCTTTCCGACGCACTGGTCGTTCCTGCTCGGTGAGATCGCGCTGTACAGCTTCATCGTTCTGCTGATCACCGGCGTGTACCTGACGCTGTTCTTCGATCCGTCGATGGCCGAGGTCACCTACGAGGGGGTGTACCAGCCGCTGCGCGGTGTCACGATGTCGAAGGCCTACGAATCGACGCTGGACATCACCTTCGAGGTGCGCGGCGGATTGTTCGTGCGCCAGGTGCACCACTGGGCCGCGTTGTTGTTCGCCGCGGCGATCATGGTTCACCTGGCCCGGATCTTCTTCACCGGGGCGTTCCGCCGACCGCGGGAAGCGAACTGGGTGATCGGGTCGCTGCTGCTGATCCTGGCCATGTTCGAGGGGTTCTTCGGCTACTCGCTACCCGACGACCTGCTTTCGGGCACCGGCATCCGGGCCGCGCTGTCTTCGATCACGTTGGGCATGCCGGTGATCGGGACCTGGCTGCACTGGGCACTGTTCGGCGGCGACTTCCCCGGCGACATCCTCATCCCCCGCCTGTATGCCATCCACATCCTGATCTTCCCCGGCATCATGCTGGCGCTGATCGGGATTCACCTGGCGCTGGTGTGGTTCCAAAAGCACACGCAGTTCCCGGGTCCGGGGCGCACCGAGCAGAACGTGGTCGGCGTGCGCGTCATGCCGGTGTTCGCCGTCAAGTCCGGCGCGTTCTTCGCGATGACCGTCGGCGTGCTGGGCCTCATGGGCGGGCTGCTGCAGATCAACCCGGTGTGGAATCTCGGTCCGTACAAGCCTTATCAGGTGTCGGCGGGCAGCCAGCCCGACTTCTACATGATGTGGACCGACGGCTTGATCCGGCTGTGGCCCGCGTGGGAGCTCTACATCGGCAACTACACGGTCCCGTCTGCGGTCGCCGTCGCGGTGATCATGGGGTTGGTGTTCATCCTGCTGACCGTCTACCCGTTCATCGAGCAGAGGCTGACCGGCGATCGGGCGCACCACAACCTGCTGCAGCGGCCGCGAGACGTCCCCGTGCGCACGGGCGTCGGTGCGATGGCCATCGCGTTCTACATCGTTCTGACGTTCAGCGCGATGAACGACATCATCGCCTACAAGTTCAACGTGTCGCTGAATGCGACGACGTGGATCGGGCGCATCGGCATGGTGGTGTTGCCTGCGATCGTCTACTTCGTGACGTACCGGTGGTGTGTGGCCCTGCAGCGCAGCGACCGTGCGGTGCTCGAACACGGCGTGGAGACCGGCATCATCAAGCGGTTGCCCACCGGCGCCTACATCGAACTGCACCAGCCGCTGGGCCCGGTCGATGCACACGGCCACCCGATTCCACTCGAGTACCAGGGCGCACCGGTGCCCAAGCGGATGAACAAGCTCGGCTCGGCGGGGGCACCCGGCAGCGGCGGCTTCCTGGCTGCCGACTCCGCCCACGAGCACGAGGCGCTGGCCCAGGCGCAACACGCCGGCGAGCGCAAAGCGCTGACCGCATTGGCCGAGCAGCAGTCGCACAACGGCTCGACGAACGGAGACCGTTACGGTTCGTCGTGA
- a CDS encoding cytochrome P450, with the protein MAEATTDPVRLPPGPRLPKAAVGLAFLTARHRTLVAIGRRYGAAFTVDLPMLGRSLIVSDRVLVKDLFTTNSDLVVEPGAFDPDRFIGAAPDTHAWIPYGGGIRRCIGAAFANMEMTATLRTLLRGFEFGATSAPGERRRSRGVATAPARGGRAVVYRRATTSTDADAHHLTLKEPV; encoded by the coding sequence ATGGCCGAAGCGACGACCGACCCCGTGCGGTTACCGCCGGGGCCACGGCTACCCAAGGCCGCGGTAGGGCTGGCGTTCCTGACAGCACGGCACCGCACCCTGGTCGCCATCGGCCGCCGATACGGCGCCGCGTTCACCGTCGACCTGCCGATGCTCGGCCGCTCCCTGATCGTCAGCGACCGCGTCCTCGTCAAGGACCTGTTCACCACCAACAGTGATCTCGTCGTCGAGCCCGGCGCTTTCGACCCGGACCGCTTCATCGGCGCTGCCCCCGACACCCACGCCTGGATTCCCTACGGCGGTGGCATCCGACGGTGCATCGGCGCGGCCTTCGCGAACATGGAGATGACCGCGACATTGCGAACACTGTTGCGGGGATTCGAGTTCGGGGCGACATCAGCCCCGGGCGAGCGCCGTCGTTCGCGCGGAGTGGCCACCGCGCCGGCCCGCGGCGGCCGCGCCGTGGTCTACCGGCGCGCCACAACCAGCACCGATGCCGACGCACACCACCTCACCCTCAAGGAGCCGGTATGA
- a CDS encoding MBL fold metallo-hydrolase: MMVHHLNCGSMHPFSIQPLVCHVLLVETENGLVLVDSGYGLADCDDPARRAGPTRHFFRPRFDREETAIRHVQRLGFRAEDVRHIVVTHFDVDHIGGLSDFPDAEIHCTAAEVLGAMRAPTRGEKFRFRPAQWEHGPKIVEHTPEGERWRGFAAARELTDVSPGIVLVSLPGHTRGHACVAVDAGHRWLLHCGDAFYHPSTIGGAGRIARPLGAFEKVAAFDRKQVRDNHARLTELYRRAEPDLLLLCAHDPGLLEYARQTA; encoded by the coding sequence ATGATGGTGCACCATCTCAACTGCGGCTCGATGCACCCGTTCAGCATCCAGCCTCTGGTGTGCCATGTGCTGCTGGTCGAGACCGAGAACGGGCTGGTGCTGGTTGACAGTGGATACGGCCTGGCGGACTGCGATGATCCCGCACGGCGGGCCGGCCCCACACGGCACTTCTTCCGGCCTCGCTTCGACCGCGAGGAGACCGCCATCCGGCATGTCCAACGGCTGGGCTTCCGAGCCGAGGACGTCCGCCACATCGTGGTCACGCACTTCGACGTCGACCACATCGGCGGGTTGTCGGACTTTCCCGACGCCGAGATTCACTGCACCGCAGCCGAAGTGCTGGGTGCTATGCGAGCGCCGACGCGCGGCGAGAAGTTCCGGTTCCGGCCGGCCCAGTGGGAGCACGGACCGAAGATCGTCGAGCACACCCCCGAGGGCGAGCGCTGGCGCGGGTTCGCCGCCGCCAGGGAGCTCACCGACGTCTCACCGGGAATCGTGCTGGTGTCGCTGCCCGGCCACACGCGCGGCCACGCCTGCGTCGCCGTCGACGCAGGGCATCGCTGGCTGCTGCACTGTGGCGACGCGTTCTATCACCCGAGCACGATCGGCGGTGCCGGGCGGATTGCGCGGCCTCTCGGCGCCTTCGAGAAGGTGGCCGCGTTCGACCGCAAGCAGGTACGCGACAACCACGCGCGACTCACCGAGCTGTACCGGCGCGCCGAACCGGATCTCTTGTTGCTGTGCGCGCACGATCCCGGTCTGCTCGAGTACGCACGGCAGACCGCCTGA
- a CDS encoding DUF2834 domain-containing protein: protein MVSLIVHLLLGFATLAVIVRTNPAVFARYPSGRRVTGLELFYYVAGVASVVLGYYFNNQFVAEYAPAGGLHNFVWGPGSWTEFIVLGYDNPAASSASQDYTIMSLLLFPAWLLVDGRRRGIRHAWLYLGFILFASSAFAWAFYLATIERQHRHEQDLIQVKSPA from the coding sequence ATGGTCTCGCTGATCGTTCACCTCTTGCTCGGGTTCGCCACGCTGGCCGTCATCGTCAGGACGAATCCGGCGGTCTTCGCCCGCTATCCGTCGGGCAGGCGCGTCACCGGGCTCGAGCTGTTCTATTACGTGGCCGGCGTCGCGTCGGTGGTGCTGGGCTACTACTTCAACAATCAGTTCGTCGCGGAATACGCACCGGCAGGAGGATTGCACAACTTCGTCTGGGGCCCGGGCAGTTGGACCGAGTTCATCGTGCTCGGCTACGACAACCCGGCGGCAAGTTCGGCCAGCCAGGACTACACGATCATGAGCCTTCTGCTGTTCCCGGCGTGGCTGCTGGTCGACGGCCGCAGGCGCGGCATCAGGCACGCATGGTTGTACCTGGGTTTCATCCTGTTCGCCAGTTCGGCGTTCGCCTGGGCGTTCTACCTGGCCACCATCGAGCGTCAACATCGCCACGAGCAGGATTTGATTCAGGTCAAGTCGCCCGCCTGA
- a CDS encoding aquaporin, which translates to MNHPVALPRRLLAEFTGTALLVTVVVGSGIAAQQLSPDDVGLQLLQNSTATVFGLAVLILLFGPVSGAHFNPVVSAADWLLGRRAGTGISGRHVASYTVAQVTGGVTGALLANIMFDRDVIEISTKDRVTAGHLVGEIVATAGLIAVIFALARTGRAALSAAAVGAYIGAAYWFTSSTSFANPAVTVGRIFSDTFAGIAPGSAPGFIAAQIIGGLVGLALVAALYPDAAQTADDVVVPHRGPATPAEQRSPS; encoded by the coding sequence GTGAACCACCCCGTCGCGCTGCCGCGCCGCCTGCTCGCGGAGTTCACCGGCACGGCACTGTTGGTCACGGTGGTCGTCGGATCCGGCATCGCCGCACAACAGCTCTCCCCCGACGATGTGGGCCTGCAACTGCTGCAGAACTCGACGGCGACGGTGTTCGGCCTGGCCGTGCTGATCCTACTGTTCGGTCCGGTCTCCGGCGCTCACTTCAATCCGGTTGTCTCAGCGGCTGATTGGCTTCTAGGCAGACGGGCGGGCACCGGCATCAGCGGCCGTCACGTCGCGTCCTACACCGTCGCGCAGGTGACGGGCGGCGTGACGGGAGCACTGCTGGCCAACATCATGTTCGACCGCGACGTCATCGAGATCTCCACCAAGGACCGCGTCACCGCCGGACACCTCGTGGGCGAGATCGTCGCCACCGCGGGGCTGATCGCGGTGATCTTCGCGCTGGCCCGCACGGGACGAGCGGCGTTGTCGGCCGCGGCGGTCGGCGCCTACATCGGCGCGGCGTACTGGTTCACCAGTTCGACGTCTTTCGCCAACCCCGCGGTGACCGTCGGCCGCATCTTCTCCGACACGTTCGCAGGCATCGCTCCTGGCTCCGCGCCGGGGTTCATCGCCGCCCAGATCATCGGCGGGCTCGTCGGTTTGGCGCTCGTCGCCGCCCTGTATCCGGACGCGGCGCAGACCGCCGACGACGTCGTCGTCCCCCATCGCGGCCCGGCAACCCCCGCCGAACAAAGGAGTCCGTCATGA
- a CDS encoding TetR/AcrR family transcriptional regulator: MPRPAHTARSERTRQALRQAAVVRFLAQGVDDTSAEQIAADAGVSLRTFYRHFESKHDLLFADYAGLRWFKAALAASDPDQPIVESVHAAIMARPYDDWAVTQTAALRAQEMEPGRIVRHMRQVEAELAEAIEEHLTGGSPPAPGSDERMRVAVTARCIAAAVFGAMEVWMLGEERSLPELSRLTREALDTLARGIG, translated from the coding sequence ATGCCCCGGCCCGCCCACACCGCGCGCAGCGAGCGCACACGACAAGCGCTGCGACAGGCCGCAGTCGTCCGGTTCCTTGCCCAGGGCGTCGACGACACGTCGGCCGAACAGATCGCCGCCGACGCCGGAGTCTCACTGCGGACCTTCTACCGCCACTTCGAGTCCAAGCATGACCTGCTGTTCGCCGACTACGCAGGCCTGCGGTGGTTCAAGGCCGCCCTGGCGGCCAGCGACCCCGACCAGCCGATCGTCGAGTCGGTGCACGCGGCGATCATGGCGCGACCCTACGACGACTGGGCCGTCACGCAGACCGCCGCCCTGCGTGCCCAGGAGATGGAACCGGGCCGCATCGTGCGCCACATGCGGCAGGTGGAGGCCGAACTCGCCGAGGCGATCGAGGAGCACCTGACCGGCGGCAGCCCGCCGGCACCGGGCAGCGACGAACGCATGCGGGTGGCCGTGACGGCGCGGTGCATCGCGGCTGCGGTCTTCGGGGCGATGGAGGTGTGGATGTTGGGGGAGGAGCGCTCCCTGCCCGAACTGTCGCGGCTGACCCGGGAGGCGCTCGACACGTTGGCCCGTGGCATCGGGTAG
- a CDS encoding oxygenase MpaB family protein, with product MTQDTSATCPVTSESPVTAGCPVTAGGYDAPPLGPDSLTWRYFGQWTGLFQGTWAGSMQNMHPQLGAAVKDHSIFFLERIPRLLRSIYPIGGVVFDGDRAPKTGAEVRDYHITIKGVDEKGRRYSALNPDVFYWAHATFFKSTLLAAEKFGGGLTEDQRRQLFDEHIQWYRMYGMSMRPVPESWEEFQAYWDHMCRNVLENNWAAREVMDLSTMPKHPSLTWIPDWMWALNLKVMQRFLTFMTVALYDPPVRELMGYTWTPRQEWLHRRFCEVVTVATKVLPKRMLMHPRKRSAFDRATGRLPADTPLVQTPARNLPPVEYRGQPQFYCPKV from the coding sequence GTGACTCAAGATACGTCTGCGACGTGCCCGGTGACCAGCGAGTCACCGGTGACGGCCGGCTGCCCGGTGACCGCGGGCGGCTACGACGCGCCGCCCCTGGGCCCCGACTCGCTGACATGGCGGTACTTCGGCCAGTGGACCGGTCTCTTCCAGGGCACCTGGGCCGGGTCGATGCAGAACATGCATCCGCAACTGGGTGCCGCGGTGAAGGACCACTCGATCTTCTTCCTGGAGCGGATCCCGCGGCTGCTGCGATCGATCTACCCGATCGGTGGCGTGGTCTTCGACGGTGACCGCGCGCCCAAGACCGGCGCCGAGGTGCGCGACTACCACATCACCATCAAGGGCGTCGACGAAAAGGGCCGCCGGTACAGCGCGTTGAACCCCGATGTCTTCTACTGGGCCCATGCGACGTTCTTCAAGTCGACCCTGCTGGCCGCCGAGAAGTTCGGCGGCGGGCTGACCGAGGACCAGAGGCGCCAGCTGTTCGACGAGCACATCCAGTGGTACCGCATGTACGGCATGAGCATGCGGCCGGTGCCCGAGAGCTGGGAGGAATTCCAGGCCTACTGGGATCACATGTGCCGCAACGTGTTGGAGAACAACTGGGCCGCCCGCGAGGTGATGGACCTGTCCACGATGCCCAAGCATCCTTCGCTGACCTGGATTCCGGACTGGATGTGGGCGCTGAACCTGAAGGTGATGCAGCGCTTCCTGACCTTCATGACCGTGGCCTTGTACGACCCGCCGGTTCGCGAGTTGATGGGCTACACCTGGACACCTCGCCAGGAGTGGCTGCACCGGCGGTTCTGTGAGGTCGTCACCGTCGCCACCAAGGTGCTGCCCAAACGCATGCTGATGCATCCGCGCAAGCGCTCGGCTTTCGATCGGGCCACGGGCCGACTGCCCGCGGACACCCCGCTCGTCCAGACCCCGGCGCGCAATCTGCCGCCCGTCGAGTACCGCGGACAACCACAGTTCTACTGCCCGAAAGTCTGA
- a CDS encoding ArsR/SmtB family transcription factor — translation MSKSLATDATGCVIAPLARQPLSAQAAAELATKLKALSDPVRLRLLSVVASHGGGEACVCELSSGIDLTQPTISHHLKVLRTAGLLDCERRGSWVYYRAVPGALQQLSSLLDIDAGARL, via the coding sequence ATGTCTAAGTCGCTGGCGACCGACGCGACGGGCTGCGTGATCGCACCCCTGGCGCGGCAGCCCCTGTCCGCCCAGGCCGCCGCCGAGCTGGCGACCAAGCTCAAGGCCCTGTCCGACCCCGTTCGGCTCCGCCTGTTGAGCGTGGTCGCCAGCCACGGCGGCGGAGAGGCATGCGTCTGCGAGCTGTCCTCCGGAATCGACCTGACTCAGCCGACCATCTCCCACCACCTCAAGGTGCTGCGTACCGCCGGCCTGCTCGACTGTGAACGGCGCGGCTCGTGGGTCTACTACCGCGCCGTTCCGGGTGCGCTGCAACAGCTTTCGTCATTGCTCGACATCGATGCCGGAGCCCGGCTGTGA
- a CDS encoding Rv2640c family ArsR-like transcriptional regulator has product MPKALPMIDMSAPVCCAPVAAGPMSDDDALAVALRLKALADPARVKIMSYLFGSAAGEENSGDLAAALGLSESTVSHHLSQLRRAGLVESDRRGMNVFHRPHRDALGALCVVLDPNCCR; this is encoded by the coding sequence ATGCCCAAAGCGTTGCCGATGATCGACATGTCCGCCCCTGTGTGCTGTGCGCCCGTGGCTGCCGGGCCGATGAGCGATGACGACGCGCTGGCGGTGGCGTTGCGGCTCAAGGCCCTCGCCGACCCGGCGCGGGTGAAGATCATGTCGTACCTGTTCGGCTCCGCGGCGGGCGAGGAGAACAGCGGCGATCTGGCGGCCGCGCTCGGGTTGTCGGAGTCCACCGTCAGCCACCACCTCAGCCAGCTCCGGCGCGCCGGGCTCGTCGAGTCCGACCGTCGCGGGATGAACGTCTTCCACCGCCCGCATCGTGACGCGCTGGGCGCGCTGTGCGTGGTGCTGGACCCGAACTGTTGCCGGTGA
- a CDS encoding SDR family NAD(P)-dependent oxidoreductase — MSKQRRTISGRTAVITGAASGIGRALAQRLSAHSCPVAIADVDEQGLKETEASLRGPALLRVLDVRDADAQRDFAAEVRDWAPQIIGAVFNNAGVAVASSVLDAVPEDDQWLWDINFGGVVNGTRAFLPILVEQDEGVIVNTSSVFGLLGMPTQSAYCSAKFAVRGFTDSLRQELRGTGVAAVNVHPGGINTNIVRNARYRHDPEGRGRTQEQMAQEFAAITMTQPEKAAAIIHRRVEAGKARVLIGPDAYLFDALGRIAPTRYYDVLGGLQSFLRKRAAK; from the coding sequence ATGAGCAAGCAGCGCAGAACGATCAGCGGCCGCACCGCGGTCATCACCGGTGCCGCCTCCGGGATCGGGCGCGCCTTGGCGCAACGACTTTCGGCACACAGTTGTCCGGTTGCCATCGCCGACGTCGACGAGCAGGGCCTGAAGGAGACGGAGGCCAGCCTGCGTGGTCCAGCCCTGCTGCGGGTGCTCGACGTGCGCGACGCCGACGCCCAGCGCGACTTCGCCGCCGAGGTGCGCGACTGGGCACCGCAAATCATCGGCGCGGTGTTCAACAACGCCGGTGTCGCGGTGGCCTCCAGCGTCCTCGACGCCGTACCCGAAGACGACCAGTGGCTGTGGGACATCAACTTCGGCGGCGTCGTCAACGGTACGCGCGCCTTCCTGCCGATCCTCGTCGAGCAGGACGAGGGCGTCATCGTCAACACCTCGAGTGTGTTCGGTCTACTCGGCATGCCTACCCAATCTGCGTACTGCTCGGCCAAATTCGCAGTGCGCGGCTTCACCGATTCGTTGCGTCAGGAATTGCGCGGCACCGGGGTAGCGGCGGTCAACGTGCACCCCGGTGGCATCAACACCAACATCGTGCGCAACGCCAGGTACCGCCACGATCCAGAGGGCCGCGGCCGCACCCAGGAGCAGATGGCTCAGGAGTTCGCGGCCATCACGATGACCCAGCCGGAGAAGGCCGCGGCGATCATCCACCGCAGGGTGGAGGCGGGTAAGGCCCGCGTTCTGATCGGGCCGGACGCCTACCTGTTCGACGCGCTGGGACGGATCGCACCGACTCGCTACTACGACGTGCTGGGTGGTCTGCAGTCGTTCCTGCGCAAGCGCGCAGCCAAGTAG